Genomic segment of Oncorhynchus tshawytscha isolate Ot180627B linkage group LG28, Otsh_v2.0, whole genome shotgun sequence:
TCACCCCGACCCTGACCCCCACCATCACCAAGATCATCATTTCCAAACAGATGCTCCAAGCCGGGGCTAAGCTCCATCAGATACCCAACTCCATGGTGACGGTGCTCCCTGGCGGCGTACGCACCCTGCTACCCTCAGCCCCACGCCAGCCcccacctctgctgcagatgcaGCACGCCCCTCCTCCCCCGCGGCTCCAGCAGATGGTACACTCCCCAGCCCCGCCTCCCCTACAGGCCAAGCCCCGAGGAGGGAATGCCGGGCCGGGGCTTCCTGTGTCCATCACCGCCACACCTCCCCCTCCACTACAGATCAAGATAGTCCCGGCCTCTTTGCAGACAGACTCATCCTTGCCTATTATTGTTACGACAACAGCAACCGCCCACTCAATTGGTGTCACCACTTCCGCTGTGCCTGCATCAGCATACTCTACCCCTACAGTGGCTTTGCAGTTGGCGAAGTCCACTGACTTGACAACGAGTGCGGATGAGGATTTGGTTACGGAAGAGTTCACTTCGGGAGAGGTTAGCTTTGGTTTCTGACCCAATGTTAAATATAATATTCCTCTCGGCTTCTTGCTCAACTTTCACCTCTTTTTCTTCAGATGGAAATGGAGTTCAATGTGTCTCCACGTGCCACTGACGCTACTTCTGGCCCCCTGACTCTCTGTGTACGAGTAGGATGCACCAACCCTGCGATAGAGAGCACGGACTGGGACAAAGAGTACTGCAGCAGTGAATGTGTCGCCACTCACTGCAGGTTTGTGGGTTTGGATATCAACGTATTTGTGTTCCTTTCTCTCTGTGAGAAAGTTTGTCGTTTTTTGGGAAGTTTAAGTAGAAGTTGTTGGAATAGAAAAAGGAACGTGATTGATTATGTTGACTTAAAAATAAAAAGTCTttttttcccctttctctccttcagGGATATCTTCATGGCCTGGTGCTCCATCAGGAATCACAACACCATGGTTGTGAAGTAAAGACCGGCCACACCCAGACAAGGGGAGAATTGTGATTTGCGTCTTGTTGGGTCAGGGGTGATAACAGGCCTAAGGTAGACTGAGTGGGATGAGAGGATGAAATGGTGTTTGGAGAAGAGTGCCATGTACCACCAAGCGATCCAGTGGAAGGAAATGATCAACGTAACACATGGGATTCATTTAGAGATGGACAGTGGCCGAGATAAAACGTGCGAGGACAGGGCGTGAAGTATATATTtttctgtgtgttgtattgttTGGACTTGCATACTTTTTCAACGGGTCCATTCACAATGATGGTGTTATGAGAGGATGTATACCATATGAAGGAACCTGAAATCATAGTGGGGTTCTAAAGGGCTCTATTCCAGAGGGTACATTGGATCATAGTGCTGTCACATGTtgacatacttttggtcatgtagtgtatgtggacacctgctcatcgaacctctcattccaaaatcataggcatttaTATGGAGTTGGACCTCCcttttgctgcaataacagccttcACTATTCTGGGAATGTTTTCCATTAGATGTTTGAACGTTGTTGCAGGGACgagcttccattcagccacaaaagcatttgtgaggtcgggcactgatgtttggcgattaggcctggctcgcagtcggtgttccaattcatcccaaaggtgttcgatggagttgagatcagggctctgtgcactTCAGCATACgtctgtcccgttctgtgagctcgtgtggcctaccacttcacgtctgagccgttgttgctcctagaccatttccacttcacaataacagcacttccaTTTGACCacggcagctctagcaggggtGAAATTTCACAACCTGACTTGTTGGGATGGTGGCATCTtttgacagtgccacgttgaaaatcactgagctcagTAAGGCCAacctactgccaatgtttgtctatgaagattacATGACTGTGCTCGATTTTTTTCatacaccggtcagcaacggtgtggctgaaattgctgaatacactaatttgaaggggtgtccacatacttttattttTGAAGTCAGTTTTGACAGCCAAAAGCTTCATAAAAAGTTTTCCATCTTTATTCTTATCTATTTGGATAAATATTTGATACCCACCTTTCTTTTGTTGGTTGCCTTTAGGTTCTTGGAAAAAAATTCTCAGCGTCTCTTTTTTAAGTAACTGTCAGGAAATAGTGAAAATATCAGATTGAGGAAAGTGGTGTATCATGCTAGGCTCTTGGTTTCTGTTCACATATAGTTTAGTGGGCTCTAGAGACTTTCTTACTTTTCATTATTGTAAAATAAAAGTCCACTGTGTCTAGTCCGGTGTGAATAAATGACTGTAGAAATCAAGGTCAATTTGACTTTCATGTTATTccattatttttaaataaaagaGCAATGCAGATAAAGAGCTCAAACTCTGGTGTCTCATTTACTGTGAGTAGCGGTGAATGTTTGTGCTAAAAGGAATGGCTGCGACAGACCAACAGTAATTAATGAGCCTCTCACTGAATTTACTTAATACATCCTTTACAATAAACAAACATTCTCCActcatacaggagtaataaaggcctATTTTTTTTAATTGGGTTGCTACTTCCCATGGGTATGCACACAGGAAACCGCGCAGGTCCTAGTCATTTCCTGtttggactactgcaactctctgttgtcTGGGCTCCacacttgtgccatcaaacccctgccaTTTTTAAAGAATGCCCAGCacacctggtgttcaaccttcctaaATTCTCCCATGTCAATccgctcctccgcacactccactggcttccagttgatGCATCTACTACGAAGAGCAGCAAGGGGAACTGCCtttccctaccttcaggctatgctcaaaccctacacccctgAGTACTTAGTTTTGACACCTCGGGTCTGCTGGCCCTCCCACCTCTATGGGAGGGCATATCCCTCTTGTCCCAGTCAAAGCCCTTTTCTGTTCTGTCACCCCAATGGTGGAATAAGCTTCCCTCTGACGCTacgacagcagagtccctgcccatgttccgaaaacatctgaaaccctacctcttcaaatagtatcttaaTTAAAACACCCCCAAAAAGtacatagtttttttttttccctAACTCTCACTTGACTTCAATCTGTAAAGCTAAAGAGTTACAGATTCCGTGATAGAcatgtaaaggtcatttcagaTTGAACTGACAAATGGCACGTTTATCTTGAATGGGGTCTCCGCTAAAGCGGAACTTTGCCTTTAGACTGCAATCAAgctgtaaagctgaacttccgccatgcggattgaatagagccatttatttttatttttttgctactAGCACAGACTTCGCTGATAGCTACTTTGAGAGAAAAAATGTACCTACTATGACTGATGTGGTAGTCCCACCTAGCTATCCTAAGATTAatacactaactgtaagtcgctgtggataagagcgtctgctaaacgaCTAATGTAATGTAAAACTGCTAAACGactaatgtaaaaaaatatattaaaaaaatacgTTGATGGATACATTAGGTAAAACAAtcatttaaacttttatttaatcAAGATGCAATAGAATCATGTCAACATTATTTGTATAATAGAAACCTGAGATAACGGGAGTTGTAGTAAAACATTTACATATTTGTTTCAGCAGAGACAATACTTGGTTATTCTCTACAGTCCAGTGCTTTGTGATGAGTGTGCCGTGGAGGGCCACTACTGGGTCTTTATAATGGCGACTCTACTGGGAGGATCTACGCGGTACAGGCCAAATCCCAGGCACACAGGCTGACTGAGCTGAGCATTGAACTGGTGCAGCTTGGTCAGGTTGATATTCACCTCAGAAAAGGTGATGGTTCCCTTCGCAAAGTCTACCACCACTGTCACTCTGTTGCCTTTCAATGAATTGGCGATTTCCCTCTTCATCTTGTTGTGGTAGGCAAACAGATTTCCCTTTGCATTGTGTGTGATGCTCCAGGATTCCTTGTTGAGGCCAAAAACAGGGCCATCAGTCCCCTTGCGCTTAATGCTCTGGTAGGACACAGCGATGTCCCAGTAGCCCTTGGCCTCCACCTCCCAGTAATGTCTCCCAGAGGAGTAGCACTGGGTGGTGAGAACCTGGGGGGCTTTGTCAAAGCGGGATGGGTGGCTGGGGAGGGACAGTttgtccttcactctctccacagACTGGAGATCAAGGGACACTTTGAGAAAAGGGCTGGCCGAGTCTACGTCCAGAGTCAGCGCACCTAAGAAAGACAAATGGGGACACAgatcagtgacacacacacacacacacacacacacacacacacacacacacacacacacacacacacacacacacacacacacacacacacacacacacacacacacacacacacacacacacacaaatcagatcAGTGatagactgacgcacacacacactatagacccATTGTATCACTGCTTACGTTGGGCTTCTCTGGTGTCTGCATTTCTGTAGCCCTTTGGTGGATTGTCAACTATGAATTCTGTAAACAAATACATCACATCGCTTATTACCACAGCAACAAAGATGTATTGCCATACTCATTTCTACAGTACAGGAATCATCAAGTTTGATCATCCACAAAGAACAAAAGTTATTTATTTGCTTCTCACCCGCCACGAAGAAGTAGACATCGTGCAGCTATACTTATTTCTACAGTACAGGAATCTTCAAGTGTGATCATCCGCAAAGAACAAAAGTTATTTATTTGCTTCTCACCTGCCACGGAGGAGTAGACATCGTGCAAGAGAGTCTCCTGTTTCTTCAGTGTGTCTGTGAGGTTTTGATTTTCCAGAGATGAACTATATGCTGTGATGGAGACAAAATgttcatcagacacacacacacacacagaggcaagatggccaccattatgCCTGTGCCCaggaaggcaaaggtaactgcttaatgactatcgccccgcagcactcacctctgtcatcatgaagtgctttgagagaccagtcaatgatcatatcacctctaccttacctgacaccctagacccgagcctagtggttagagcgttggactagtaaccggaaggttgcaagttcaaacccccgagctgacaaggtacacatctgttgttctgcccctgaacaggcagttaacccactgttcctaggccgtcattgaaaataagaatttgttcttaactgatcttgcctagttgaataaagatttaaaaaatcaaaataaaagacccacttcagtttgcttaccgccccaatagatccacagacgatgcaatcgccatcactctgcacaatgccctatcccatctggacaagaggaatacccatgtaagaatgctgttcattgactatagctcagcattcaacaccatagtaccctccaagctcatcattaaactcAAGACTCTGGgactgaaccccgccctgtgcaactggatcctggacttcctgacgggccgcccccaggtggtgaaggtaggaaacatcactcccactccgctgatcctcaacactggggccccacaagggtgcgtgctcagccccctcctgtagtctctgttcacccatgactacgtggccaagcacgcctccaactcaatcatcaagtttgcagacgacacaacggtagtaggcttgattaccaacgatgacgagacaacctacagggaggaggtgtgaGCTCTGGGAGAGTGgtgctcaacgtcaacaaaacaaaaaggagatgatcgtggacttcaagaaacagcagagggtgcacccccctatGTACATCGaagggaccgcagtggagaaggtggaaagcttcaagttccttgaggcacacatcactgacaaactgaaatggatcacccacacagacggtgtggtgaagaaggtgcaacaaagcctcttcaacctcaggaggctaaataaatgtggcttgtcacctaaaaccctcacaaatttttacagatgcacaattgaaagtgGGTGGTGCGGTCTACTCAACGCATTACCGGGGTCAAACTACCcaacctccaggacacctacagcacctgatgtcacaggaaggccaaaaagatcaacaaggacatcaaccacccgagccactgcctgttcaccccgctatcatccagaaggcgaggtcagtacaggtgcatcaaagctgggacagagagactgaaaaacagcttctatctcaaggccatcagactgttaaacatccatcactagcacattagaggctgctgcctataggcatagactaggaattactggccactttaaggtatggaacactagtcactttagtaatgtttacatatgtggcattactcatctcatgtctatatatatgtctatctaattctctaattctctccttctctctttctttctctctctcggaggacctgagccctaggaccatgccccaggactacctgacatgatgactccttgctgtccccagtccacctggccatgctgctgttccagtttcaactgacctgagccctaggaccatgccccaggactacctgacatgatgactccttgctgtccccagtccacctggccatgctgctgctccagtttcaacttccacctgactgtgctgctgctccagtttcaactgttctgccttattattattcgaccatgctggtcatttatgaacatttgaacatcttggccatgttctgttataatctccacccggcacagccagaagaggactggccaccccacatagcctggttcctctctaggtttcttcctaggttttggcctttctagggagtttttcctagccaccgtgcttctacacctgcattgcttgctgtttggggttttaggctgggtttctgtacagcactttgagatatcagctgatgtacgaagggctatataaataaatttgatttgatttgatatactgttttctatactattatacggtatctcattcacttaataatgcttacatatcttacattaatcatctcatatgtatatactgttttttctgtactattctactgtatctttgtCCGTTCCATTCTGACATCGCTCATgcatatagtcttaattcattcctacttagatttgtgtgtattgggtatatgtggTGTACTTTGTTAgacattacttgttagatattactgcactgtcggagctagaagcacaagcatttcgctataacccgcaatagcatctgctaattACATGTATGTGACCCATAGAATTTAATTTgatacacccacacatacaccttGCTGAAGTCCAAGTGTATGCAGGTCAATGGTTGACAATGTTATTTGGGGCAAGTAAGAGAGTAAATGACTCATTTAATACTATATCAAATAAATCCAAGTCGTGACTGACTGCGTCATTATCAGATCTACTCACCATAATAAAGGACAATGAACCAGAGGCACAGCAACACCACAGTTACACTGTTAATGCGGGAGTCTTTGGAATTAGAGTTCTGCCTCTGTGCACAGAGAAATAAAACGATGAATCTCACAACAAATCAAAAAAACAATCAAAGCATTACAGTAGAGTGCACAAACGTAGGACTAACTTCGTTTTTGAAGTCTTCTTTCAACTTGCTGACAGAGTCCTTGCATTCCTGTAGCTTTCCCTCTAGCACCTGGAACTGCTGCTCCATAAATGCCTGAAACCCATTTACACACATACTCACAGCTGTacacagagtatacaaaacattaagaacacctgctctgttCCATGGCAGACTGAccgggtgaaagctatgatcccttattgatgtaatttgttaaatccacttcaatcaggggAGACAAAGTTAaaggatttctaagccttgagacaattgagacatggattgtgtatgtgtgccattcagagggtgaagtgGCAAGACAAAtaattgaagtgcctttgaacggggtatggtagtgggtgccaAGCGCACCAGCTTTtattaagaactgcaacgctgctgggttttccacaCAAAGGatatctagccaacttgacacaactgtaggaagcattggagtcaacatgggccagcatccctgtggaacgctttcgacaccttttaGAGTttatgccccgacgaattgaggctgttctgagggtaaatgttcttaatgtttggtatactctgtgTATATGTACTTGTGCTTAAATAGTGCTATTATACcgatgtgtttgtttgtctgcgATATTATACATTACAATATTGTGCCAATCATTCTGCATGGGCAGTGTCTCTGGGTGGTGTGTGTATCATTCTGTGTTTTATGGTTTATTTATTTGTGTCTTTTAAGCACATAAACAAACAAATTTCCCCCTGGTGGGATAATAAAGTCGATATAGTTTGTGTTTGAGAGACAACCTTTTTTGGATTAAGACTGGAAGAACCTCACTTCATTCTCAAACCTGGGATTTCTACAGTACTTGCCTGGAAGTGTACTATGTGTATGAGAAACTCTCTGCCCCCCAAATCCTACCCCGCCACACCACACCCCATTTACTCTGGTTGAAGGAGGGTAACAGAAAATAAATCAAGAATGTAAAACTAGCATTGTATATATTTCTCCTATGGCTATCCTtaagaagagaggggaaaaactCACAGTCAGTTTTCTGCCCAGAACGTTGGTGGTGTCAACGGTGAGGTTCATCTGCTTCTTGTCCATGGCACAGATATTACAGATGTAGGTTTTCGACATGGAGCAGTAGTACCTCAGCACCTCATCGTCATGCTCAGGGCACCTCCTCCTGCTCAGGTCCCCCAGGGGTTTGACCAGAGGGTGTCCCATGTAGGCAGGGAGTTGCAGGTGATCCTGGACATGTTCCTGACACAGTGACACCTCACACTTCAGACACGTCTTCACTGCCAGGCTCTGTTTCTCTGGACAGCAGTCACAATACGCACTCTCTGTCTTCTTAGCCTTCAATTAAATCAGAAAATCAATCAGTTAATCATGGTTAATTTATAAGTCAGCAAAACCAATCTAGTGACAGGTAGCAGGGCCAGAGTTATGGGCCCGCCCTACCGTACTTCCTTGCCCTCCCAAATGAGATATTGAAATATTTATCAATTATTTGACTGCGAGACGCATCAATCTCAGTTAAAGCATCCAAGCAAGCGAAGCAGCGTCcccctgtctcagtatgtgtagaccatgtatttGATGCTGTCTGGATCAAAAGAGTATGGCATGTCACGCGAtttctgtccagacagcatcagatatatGGGCTATATATAGAGGGGCGCTGTTTCTCTTGCTCAAATGATTTCTCCGGTGATATAgtttcagcagagaggaagaggcgaagcgagagggctCACAAAATCTGTCCAGTATAAGCCTAATGTGTTTCTACGGGAATAATATGCAGACCTAAGCTTGTTGCCTgtcttcccgcctttgggacaaagactcccattgttagggcggagacatgagcatctcggtTTTGAGTCCCATCTGTTtaggaaagggaaggggggatacctagtcagttgtacaactgaatgccttcaactgaactgtgtcttccgcatttaacccaacccctctgaatcagagaggtgcggggggctgacTTAATCAACGTCCacatcttcggcgcccggggaacagtgggttaaccgccttgctcaagggcagaacaacagatttttaccttgtcctttcggtttagctaaaataaaaaagtatacaaTAATTCCAAAAAAGGTTGTGCCTGTTCtgtatgttattttggcattaatgtgtgtcacatatcagtttctAAACACAtttattgagttaataaagctgcaggTGTtgcagcctagctcagtgctgtctgtggtggaggggcagccagtgaAAAATACAGAGCATAGAGGTTGGTAATCCTCTCTAATTACGTCCgggattggctcagtgttctgtcactcatggggacaataCGTCACCGCAAAaactacagggagagctagaaagTTCAAGCCTACTTGGGTGCTatcatagatttacattagaagtgcccatacaagaaggctcaaggtcattagccacagataaaatgacaaatCAAGTTATATTCTAACGTAGCTTTGAtttgactgatcatgtcaacatcatactttcaaaatcttaactCGCATGCAGTCATCAGGAAtcacgtcgacaatctactggcaaatccatTTCAGTCCTTGTCATATTTAGAGAAATTAGAGATAAAAGGTATCcgtgctcatcagccattggacatGAATATTACACAACAAGTTTGAAATCGTAGTGGtttgagtggtttggaaggaaggCTAACTAcaagcgttgcaaagcaatcactattttgcttcctctgcctgctattcagtggagagggtgtgtggtccaagtctgggtttaagggtctattttctagaaaaggttgaatacattggccatgctgtcaatccagcatgacttctgcagCGTTCAAAATAACTGGAACCTCAGAACTAGGAAATCTCAGAGTTCAGTGAGTTAAAGACAACTGAGAACTCTGAAAAGAACGAGCTCTGTCTaggtaaatacattttgaacggtcatccaactcagaattccaagtcgggaactctggcctctttttgAAGcgctgacctgaagatcactgacgtcatgattcaaccttgtttttatCCGAGTTACCAGTTTCCTTTAAAGCACCATCAATACAGAGAATGCCAGAGTTccatgacaaaatttgcccacaagaaggacagCCACCCtgccttcctgttcaagtgagcacagcacaaccgTGAGTCCAAAAATATATTATATGCTGCTGCGTAAagtatgtaatatgccagggaaatatctatactgtagctaagaaagtaatactaattGTATGTTGTGTAGAAAGCTGTTACTAGCCCATGTgactcaccctaataatttgggcACTTTCCCCCttataatttagcctactgttctgacttggtggtgcacatgtagcctatagcctgttttagagaaatgccatcattgaatattgtaagataTGCCCCCtctatttatcctacggttctgacttgtacagggagaatactgtaagcaAGGCCCATGgattctgaattctgtcgctgtacatttcaaaagtgctcaacacatagttatattgactacgccGGTCttagcttgctcattaatgtcttaatcgaagtTACAGATAGCTTCTTATCCGCTCAacattcccttatgccatagtttttacatctcaattgtcagtagaaaccacatttgtttaagcaagtcagccatatcatgtttttttaaaaggcagtaaacaaggctgaatgaactgtttcgctgccagacaaggttctgctgatagccaggtgtagaaggggtaaggattcactccacgATGCTGAAAAGAAATCTCTGCTGTTGGCACAGCTTTATgtgggccctaacagtttgtaggcaccgtttgtcaccgttatagtgcaattaatgcatTATTTACCGTTGTTTATTGGCTTTGCTGGCCTGTATATAAACAAAATATAtgttgagtttgccccaccaagaattacatgctaaaattgccactggtcTTAACTCACCACTGTTGACTTTGCCTCACACAAGTCAACAAagcttttttttatttattatttaatttattttacagCTATTGGGAATAACTGGATGTTTCCTCattatttaaaaatcattccAACACTCCCGGCCTCAATAATCACCAAGCCAGTGTGTGAAAGAGCAAAATAACTGGTGATCCCATATATCCAGTGGAAATGCCATAAAAACAGCTTTCTGTCCCAAGCTCACCAGAAAGGTATATACAGGGAAGTAGTTTAAAGAGAATACCGAGTAGAACGTCATTAGATATAGTCTCAAATATGTGGTTCTTTTTTTAAGACCAACGGGG
This window contains:
- the LOC112226713 gene encoding E3 ubiquitin/ISG15 ligase TRIM25 isoform X1, which produces MPFTSAAGYYLKRTFWSTTYSSQGILIFPFNRILQSLNSRKGSKMDEDCTIPLSSKTQLEVLLTCPVCHDIFKDPHQLSCGHSYCMVCLEGIIDFGSNMPFRCPDCRAYFGSTIDVQKSYTLANIAEDFRENLKAKKTESAYCDCCPEKQSLAVKTCLKCEVSLCQEHVQDHLQLPAYMGHPLVKPLGDLSRRRCPEHDDEVLRYYCSMSKTYICNICAMDKKQMNLTVDTTNVLGRKLTAFMEQQFQVLEGKLQECKDSVSKLKEDFKNERQNSNSKDSRINSVTVVLLCLWFIVLYYAYSSSLENQNLTDTLKKQETLLHDVYSSVAEFIVDNPPKGYRNADTREAQRALTLDVDSASPFLKVSLDLQSVERVKDKLSLPSHPSRFDKAPQVLTTQCYSSGRHYWEVEAKGYWDIAVSYQSIKRKGTDGPVFGLNKESWSITHNAKGNLFAYHNKMKREIANSLKGNRVTVVVDFAKGTITFSEVNINLTKLHQFNAQLSQPVCLGFGLYRVDPPSRVAIIKTQ
- the LOC112226713 gene encoding E3 ubiquitin/ISG15 ligase TRIM25 isoform X2 produces the protein MDEDCTIPLSSKTQLEVLLTCPVCHDIFKDPHQLSCGHSYCMVCLEGIIDFGSNMPFRCPDCRAYFGSTIDVQKSYTLANIAEDFRENLKAKKTESAYCDCCPEKQSLAVKTCLKCEVSLCQEHVQDHLQLPAYMGHPLVKPLGDLSRRRCPEHDDEVLRYYCSMSKTYICNICAMDKKQMNLTVDTTNVLGRKLTAFMEQQFQVLEGKLQECKDSVSKLKEDFKNERQNSNSKDSRINSVTVVLLCLWFIVLYYAYSSSLENQNLTDTLKKQETLLHDVYSSVAEFIVDNPPKGYRNADTREAQRALTLDVDSASPFLKVSLDLQSVERVKDKLSLPSHPSRFDKAPQVLTTQCYSSGRHYWEVEAKGYWDIAVSYQSIKRKGTDGPVFGLNKESWSITHNAKGNLFAYHNKMKREIANSLKGNRVTVVVDFAKGTITFSEVNINLTKLHQFNAQLSQPVCLGFGLYRVDPPSRVAIIKTQ